In Spirosoma pollinicola, the genomic window GGTTAGTTTCCAGTTGTTGTTAAACGCATGGTCAATGTTTGTCGATAATGACGTCTGTTTTACGTTATTATAAGCCCAGGGCGTGTTGATAAACCGCGACCGGGGAACATCGGGAATAATGGCATCCTGGTTTAGATTCAGCGAACCAATGCCGTTATCGGGGGTGAAATTTGATTTCAAATAATCGCCCTGAAGCAGAATGGTGGTTTTCTGACCCAATTTATAGAGCAGGGACGGATTGACGTAAACCCGGTTTGTTTTGACAACATCGCGGTAGCTATTCGCCTTCTCATAGGTACCGACAACCCGAAACGCCAGATTTTTTGCCAGTGGACCATATAAGTCAACAATGGGTTTAATGAGGCCGTAGCTGCCAACCCGCATCGACACTTCGCCCCCGCGTTCAAACTTTGGTTTCTTCGTAACCATGTTGATAATCAGACCACCCGACACGTTGCCATACAACAGGGCCGAACTGCCTTTCAGCACTTCAACCGACTCCAGCGTACTGGCTTCGGGAAAGCCCATTGTGTTGGAAACAACCCCGTTTTTGAAGATACTACCGCCTGCACCCGCAATGCCGATGCTGTAACCCCGCGCCGAAAACGTTTCGGCAACACCACCCCGTTGCTGGGTGAGTGACACACCACTTACGTTTTTGAGAACATCGCCCAGGCGGGAAGCCTGCTGATTTGTAATGATCACGCTGCTCACCACACCCGTCATTTGGGGGAGGTCTAGCGGAGCAATCGAAGCCTTGCCCAGAGTAACGGCTTTATTATTTCCGATTACCTCCACTTCATTGATCTGGGCCGTGCTTTCTGCAAGGGCAAAATCAGTTTGGGTCGTCTGACCGGCTTGCACCGTAATGGTCTTCTCCTGAGTCTGGAGACCCACAAACGTAACCTGGAGCGTGTAGGTGCCGGGGTTAATTCCTTTCAACAGGTAGGTCCCGTCTTCGGCTGTAACAGTTCCTTTCCGGACTTCCTTCAAATTGACATTAACGAATGAAGCGGAATTACCATCGCTGGTTTTTACAGTACCGCTAATCACACCCTGTGTTTGAGCCAGCGTCTTTCCACTGGTGAGCAACATAAAAAGGCTTAACCACCAGATAGAGATAAAATATATATCCTTCATTTTATTTAGATTAATTCTAATTTGATGCAAATTTGTGGCTTGAATGGCTAGGGTAGGTAGCGTAATCGGGAGCATTCCTATTGAAATCGGGCTTATATGGAAATATTTATAAAATTTAAAGATTCTGATATATTGTTGCGCCGGGAAGAATTGACTGGGAATGACAGGCAAACGGAATCCTTTCTGGAGCGGCAAGTCAGGATTCAGCATGACCTCATGGGTTGTATCACCGACACCCAGATTTCAACGGGTAATTTTCTTATATCCCACTGTAGTTTTCAGCTCACCCAACCCGTGCAGTTGATCAAGAAAGTAGAAGAAGACAGTATTCAGCTTGACTTTGCCTTGAAGGGTGATAGTCAGGTTCAGTTGGCCGGGAGGTTGACCCGCCAGCATTTTTCTACTGGTCAGCATAATATCAGTTACCTGCCCCCGTCGAAAAGCGTGTATGAGTATGGTATGTCTACGCAGCCATTGGATTATACTAAAATCCTGATTCCCAAATCCGTTTACTTTCGTTTGGTACCCATTGACAGTGACCTGCATTGTGGGCTTGTTACCAGGTTTGCCCAGCATAAAGCCGCCTACCTTAACGTCGAAAACCTCTGCATTACACCAGCTATGGACTGGCTGATACGGGATATGCGTGCCAGCCAGCGAACGGGCACGTTGAAACGTTTATTCCTCGAATCCAAACTGTTGGAACTCCTCATGCTCCAACTGGAGCAAATGCAGGGTACCAAACTCGTTGGCTTCTCGTCGAAAAAAGAGGATATCCGTAAAATACAGGAAGCGCGCGAAGTGCTGGACAGTAGCTATCCCGGCTCTCCAACGATTGTTGAGTTAGCCAAACTTGTTGGCCTGAATGAATTTAATTTAAAAAGAGGGTTCAAACAGCAGTTTGGAACGACCATTCTGGGCTATATAACTCAACGGCGGATGGAGGAAGCAAAGCGTTTTTTGCTGGAGGGGGAGAAAACCATCAGTGAGATTTCATATTGGGTAGGCTATAAAAATCCAGCT contains:
- a CDS encoding helix-turn-helix transcriptional regulator, whose translation is MEIFIKFKDSDILLRREELTGNDRQTESFLERQVRIQHDLMGCITDTQISTGNFLISHCSFQLTQPVQLIKKVEEDSIQLDFALKGDSQVQLAGRLTRQHFSTGQHNISYLPPSKSVYEYGMSTQPLDYTKILIPKSVYFRLVPIDSDLHCGLVTRFAQHKAAYLNVENLCITPAMDWLIRDMRASQRTGTLKRLFLESKLLELLMLQLEQMQGTKLVGFSSKKEDIRKIQEAREVLDSSYPGSPTIVELAKLVGLNEFNLKRGFKQQFGTTILGYITQRRMEEAKRFLLEGEKTISEISYWVGYKNPAHFTVAFKHYFGMLPSAIRADQSG